A section of the Humulus lupulus chromosome 2, drHumLupu1.1, whole genome shotgun sequence genome encodes:
- the LOC133818720 gene encoding cyclin-dependent kinase C-2-like isoform X1 translates to MSPLHGDLEVLIALRSWNKLARELTARGFISAFIRQELFLIQVYMAREIKTGEIVALKKIRMDNEREGFPITAIREIKILKKLHHENVIKLKEIVTSPGPEKDEQGKPDGNKYKGGIYMVFEYMDHDLTGLADRPGMRFSVPQIKCYMKQLLTGLHYCHVNQVLHRDIKGSNLLIDNEGNLKLADFGLARSFSNDHNANLTNRVITLWYRPPELLLGTTKYGPAVDMWSVGCIFAELLHGKPIFPGKDEPEQLNKIFELCGAPDEVNWPGVSKIPWYNNFKPTRPLKRRLREVFRQFDRHALELLERMLTLDPSQRIAAKDALDAEYFWTDPLPCDPKSLPKYESSHEFQTKKKRQQQRQHEETAKRQKLQHPQQHGRLPPIQQSGQAHAQMRPGPNQPMHGSQPTVAAGPSHHYGKSRGPSGGPGRYPSSSNPGGGYSHQNRGGQVGGAGGGGYGSGPYPPQGRGAPYGSSGMPGGAGPRGGGGSGYGVGGPNYPQNGPYGGSAAGRGSNMMGGNRNQQYNWQQ, encoded by the exons ATGAGTCCCCTTCATGGGGATCTAGAAGTGTTGATTGCTTTGAGAAGTTGGAACAAATTGGCGAGGGAACTTACGG CACGAGGATTCATCTCTGCATTTATAAGACAAGAACTTTTTTTAAT CCAAGTTTACATGGCAAGAGAAATAAAGACGGGAGAAATTGTTGCTTTGAAGAAAATACGAATGGATAATGAGAGAGAGGGA TTCCCAATTACTGCCATTCGAGAAATCAAAATTCTAAAGAAGCTGCATCATGAAAATGTAATTAAATTGAAAGAGATTGTGACATCTCCAG GTCCTGAGAAGGATGAGCAGGGGAAGCCAG ACGGTAACAAGTATAAAGGGGGCATTTACATGGTTTTTGAATACATGGACCATGATTTAACAGGACTTGCTGATAGGCCTGGGATGAGATTTTCAGTTCCCCAGATTAAG TGCTATATGAAGCAGCTATTGACAGGGCTACACTATTGTCATGTAAATCAAGTGCTTCACCGAGATATTAAAG GCTCTAACCTTCTTATAGATAATGAAGGTAATCTGAAGCTTGCTGATTTTGGACTTGCTCGTTCATTCTCAAATGATCATAATGCAAATCTTACAAATCGTGTTATTACCTTATGGTATAG ACCTCCGGAGTTGCTGCTTGGGACAACAAAGTATGGTCCGGCTGTTGATATGTGGTCTGTCGGCTGTATCTTTGCAGAACTTCTCCATGGGAAGCCTATTTTTCCTGGAAAAGATGAG CCAGAGCAGTTAAATAAGATCTTTGAGTTATGTGGAGCTCCAGATGAGGTTAATTGGCCTGGGGTTTCTAAAATTCCCTGGTATAACAACTTCAAGCCTACAAGACCATTGAAGAGACGTCTCAGGGAGGTTTTCAGACA ATTTGACCGCCATGCTTTGGAGTTGTTGGAAAGGATGCTTACGCTTGATCCTTCTCAG AGAATAGCTGCTAAGGACGCCCTTGATGCTGAATATTTCTGGACTGATCCATTACCCTGTGATCCTAAGAG TTTGCCAAAATATGAGTCATCTCATGAGTTCCAAACAAAAAAGAAACGGCAGCAGCAACGGCAACACGAAGAAACAGCAAAACGTCAAAAGCTGCAGCACCCACAACAGCATGGCCGCCTCCCTCCTATACAGCAGTCTGGTCAGGCCCATGCCCAGATGCGTCCAGGACCAAACCAGCCAATGCACGGTTCTCAGCCCACTGTTGCTGCGGGACCTAGCCATCATTATGGAAAGTCTCGAGGACCCTCTGGAGGGCCAGGTAGATACCCATCGAGCAGCAACCCTGGTGGGGGATATTCTCACCAAAATCGTGGAGGTCAAGTTGGTGGTGCTGGGGGTGGTGGTTACGGCAGTGGACCATATCCTCCGCAAGGCCGTGGTGCACCCTATGGTTCTAGTGGCATGCCTGGTGGTGCTGGACCCCGGGGTGGTGGGGGTAGTGGTTATGGAGTTGGCGGTCCAAACTATCCACAAAATGGTCCTTATGGTGGTTCTGCTGCAGGTCGTGGTTCAAACATGATGGGTGGAAATCGCAATCAGCAGTATAATTGGCAGCAGTAg
- the LOC133818720 gene encoding cyclin-dependent kinase C-2-like isoform X2 — MAMAGPGQLNVHESPSWGSRSVDCFEKLEQIGEGTYGQVYMAREIKTGEIVALKKIRMDNEREGFPITAIREIKILKKLHHENVIKLKEIVTSPGPEKDEQGKPDGNKYKGGIYMVFEYMDHDLTGLADRPGMRFSVPQIKCYMKQLLTGLHYCHVNQVLHRDIKGSNLLIDNEGNLKLADFGLARSFSNDHNANLTNRVITLWYRPPELLLGTTKYGPAVDMWSVGCIFAELLHGKPIFPGKDEPEQLNKIFELCGAPDEVNWPGVSKIPWYNNFKPTRPLKRRLREVFRQFDRHALELLERMLTLDPSQRIAAKDALDAEYFWTDPLPCDPKSLPKYESSHEFQTKKKRQQQRQHEETAKRQKLQHPQQHGRLPPIQQSGQAHAQMRPGPNQPMHGSQPTVAAGPSHHYGKSRGPSGGPGRYPSSSNPGGGYSHQNRGGQVGGAGGGGYGSGPYPPQGRGAPYGSSGMPGGAGPRGGGGSGYGVGGPNYPQNGPYGGSAAGRGSNMMGGNRNQQYNWQQ, encoded by the exons ATGGCAATGGCGGGCCCTGGACAGCTTAACGTCCATGAGTCCCCTTCATGGGGATCTAGAAGTGTTGATTGCTTTGAGAAGTTGGAACAAATTGGCGAGGGAACTTACGG CCAAGTTTACATGGCAAGAGAAATAAAGACGGGAGAAATTGTTGCTTTGAAGAAAATACGAATGGATAATGAGAGAGAGGGA TTCCCAATTACTGCCATTCGAGAAATCAAAATTCTAAAGAAGCTGCATCATGAAAATGTAATTAAATTGAAAGAGATTGTGACATCTCCAG GTCCTGAGAAGGATGAGCAGGGGAAGCCAG ACGGTAACAAGTATAAAGGGGGCATTTACATGGTTTTTGAATACATGGACCATGATTTAACAGGACTTGCTGATAGGCCTGGGATGAGATTTTCAGTTCCCCAGATTAAG TGCTATATGAAGCAGCTATTGACAGGGCTACACTATTGTCATGTAAATCAAGTGCTTCACCGAGATATTAAAG GCTCTAACCTTCTTATAGATAATGAAGGTAATCTGAAGCTTGCTGATTTTGGACTTGCTCGTTCATTCTCAAATGATCATAATGCAAATCTTACAAATCGTGTTATTACCTTATGGTATAG ACCTCCGGAGTTGCTGCTTGGGACAACAAAGTATGGTCCGGCTGTTGATATGTGGTCTGTCGGCTGTATCTTTGCAGAACTTCTCCATGGGAAGCCTATTTTTCCTGGAAAAGATGAG CCAGAGCAGTTAAATAAGATCTTTGAGTTATGTGGAGCTCCAGATGAGGTTAATTGGCCTGGGGTTTCTAAAATTCCCTGGTATAACAACTTCAAGCCTACAAGACCATTGAAGAGACGTCTCAGGGAGGTTTTCAGACA ATTTGACCGCCATGCTTTGGAGTTGTTGGAAAGGATGCTTACGCTTGATCCTTCTCAG AGAATAGCTGCTAAGGACGCCCTTGATGCTGAATATTTCTGGACTGATCCATTACCCTGTGATCCTAAGAG TTTGCCAAAATATGAGTCATCTCATGAGTTCCAAACAAAAAAGAAACGGCAGCAGCAACGGCAACACGAAGAAACAGCAAAACGTCAAAAGCTGCAGCACCCACAACAGCATGGCCGCCTCCCTCCTATACAGCAGTCTGGTCAGGCCCATGCCCAGATGCGTCCAGGACCAAACCAGCCAATGCACGGTTCTCAGCCCACTGTTGCTGCGGGACCTAGCCATCATTATGGAAAGTCTCGAGGACCCTCTGGAGGGCCAGGTAGATACCCATCGAGCAGCAACCCTGGTGGGGGATATTCTCACCAAAATCGTGGAGGTCAAGTTGGTGGTGCTGGGGGTGGTGGTTACGGCAGTGGACCATATCCTCCGCAAGGCCGTGGTGCACCCTATGGTTCTAGTGGCATGCCTGGTGGTGCTGGACCCCGGGGTGGTGGGGGTAGTGGTTATGGAGTTGGCGGTCCAAACTATCCACAAAATGGTCCTTATGGTGGTTCTGCTGCAGGTCGTGGTTCAAACATGATGGGTGGAAATCGCAATCAGCAGTATAATTGGCAGCAGTAg